The following coding sequences lie in one Rutidosis leptorrhynchoides isolate AG116_Rl617_1_P2 chromosome 6, CSIRO_AGI_Rlap_v1, whole genome shotgun sequence genomic window:
- the LOC139852920 gene encoding uncharacterized protein, protein MAMLPLGLFSTFSAIGTTRLAKSPSSASSLTFVKPTSFRLSEAKLATIVTYATASEPTTTETKKRAPRGFSKPRPVSPEMKEFLGGRTEIPRTEVLKVIWAHIKKKNLQDPVNKRVIVCDDKLKKIFGQRDQVGFLEIAGLISPHFKKLET, encoded by the exons ATGGCTATGCTGCCTTTGGGGCTTTTCTCCACCTTCTCTGCCATCGGAACTACGCGGTTAGCGAAATCTCCGTCATCAGCATCTTCTTTGACGTTTGTTAAACCGACGTCGTTTCGATTGTCTGAAGCTAAACTGGCCACAATAGTAACCTACGCCACCGCTTCGGAACCTACGACGACTGAAACTAAGAAGAGAGCGCCGAGAGGCTTCTCAAAACCGCGTCCGGTTTCCCCGGAAATGAAGGAATTTCTTGGTGGTAGAACCGAAATTCCTCGTACTGAAGTTCTTAAAGTTATTTGGGctcatattaaaaaaaaaaaccttcaG GATCCAGTAAACAAGAGAGTAATTGTATGTGATGACAAGTTGAAGAAGATATTTGGGCAGAGGGATCAAGTTGGTTTTCTAGAGATTGCTGGCCTTATTAGTCCCCACTTCAAGAAACTGGAGACTTAG